The Methanosarcina barkeri str. Wiesmoor DNA segment CCTGAAACAAACTTTGAGTCCTATAATACAAAAAGGGAAAACTCGGTTTATTCTGTCTTTCCCCTATACAGTTTAGATGGACAAAATTTATAAATCTTACTTATATCTGCAATCTGTGGGAATATCAAAGTTATAACTTCATGATTTTTTCCCAGAATATATTAAAGAGATAGTGAAAAAGGACTGACAGAAGTAATAAAGGGCTGAAAAAGTCAAAGAAAGACTGAAGGAAGTTAAAACAAAGGCCAAAAAAGTAGAAATAACTGAAGAAAGTTAAACAGGATTGAAAGAGCAAAAAGAAGTTTTATTTAAGACTTTCTCTTCCTCCTGCATTCCTTTAGTTTCTCTTCCAGGCGGATACGAGAGATGAAGACTCCAAATTGCGTTGCAATGGTTTCGATGACAGTGCGCACGCTATCTGGAATCTCGAATTCAAGGCTCGAAGCAAGGCAAAAAGCTGCAATAACCTTTTTTCCTGATTTTACGGGGATAATTGCGGTAGCCCTGAGATTTTCATGCCTGAGCGCATCATCTCTTGACGTGAGAAGCAGATCTATATGCTGTTTATAAACCGGCTGCCCTATCATAACAAGTTTAGTATTGGGGGAATTAGCACTGTAATACGAGGCATGCTCGACAAAATTAGGAGAAAAACCACGGTGAATGGCAAGCTTCATATCTCCTGTTTCTTCATCGATAAGATAAATGCCTCCTGCATTGATTTCATCTATTTGGAGGCAGGAATCCAGCAGTTTCTCAAGAGTTTCGTTCAGGGAATTGGAAGTGCTGAGTGCGATTCCAAGGTCTCTTTGGATATAGAGCAATTTTTCTTTCCTCTTCCGCTCAGTGACATCCAGGATTATTCCCTTAAGGTACTTTACAATCCCATTTTCATCGGCTTCAATAAAAGTTCTTTCTTCAACCCAGCGTACTTCGCCTGACTTAGTCAGGATACGGTACTCCTGGGAAAAATCCACGTAATCTTCGTCTATCCTTCTCAAGAGTTCTCTTTCCACTCTCTCCAGGTCATCAGGGTGTATGACATTACCATAAAGAAGTTTTCCTGATGTAAACTCTTCTACGGTATACCCAAATTTCTTTATGTTCTCTGAGACAAACTCGGCAGGCCAGTACTTCTCTGGTCTCCAGAGAAAAACCGTGACAGGGACTTTATTTATTACCGAGATCAGCTCCTTTGCCATCTCAAGAGCGTTACATAAAGCTGCTTCATTCATGTATTTACAGGCTTTTTGCCTGCTCTTCCCCTTCTTAGCCGAGTTTGAAACCACTTTAGACATCTCATTCTCCGTAGATTAAAATCTCTTACAGGAAGCTTTGAATACATTTCCAATATTTACTTTTTTTGCTTTGTAAACATAGAAGTACGCAATAAATTAAAAAGCTTGTGATTATAGATTCCAAACGTATCAGAATGCAGAGACTTGAATGTTAATATTTATAAATAGATCTTTCAAAAAATAGCACACAGATATGAAATCACTTAGGGGAAAAATATATATACAATATTAAGACTAATAGCCAGTATAGTTAATAACTATTCAATTTCTAGACCTGTTTTCTTATTCTAGACCTGTTTTCTTGAAAGGAGAAAATATGAAGGTAAGAGACTTACAAAATAATCTCACAATCAAATATTGGTTAACAGATATAAATCCTACATTCCGCAGTATTTTTTTGAAAATCAATATTTTTCATGATAGCGTTTTTGGAATAGAGTAAATAATTTGGATTTTTAATGGTATTTGGTGAAAAATTGAATGATATCGTTTTTGGTCTCTAAATACACCACATCGTTGCTTTTACCTACTGCATAAAAGTCCAATAAATCCATGTTTGATTGAAAATCAATAGCAGTAAACTGCTGGTTACTGGATAATGTCCCATATTTAACCTAGACCCGGCACAGCTTCACCCGAGAACTAACGGAGCCTAAATAATAACTTGGCCGTGATATGGTCGGAATTGAGGTGAAGGGCTTGCTGTGATATTGTAAATCCGGTATAACCTTTATAATCCCGTGATATAATCTCCAATCTATATACAATTCTCGATTCTGTTATAGATTTTAAGTCCTGTAATAAATCTTAAGCCTTTTAATGAATTTTTAATTTTGTATTACAAAAGAGAAAACTTCTTTCATGGTTTTTCCCATAGTATCTCAAAGAGATATTGAAAAGGAATTGACAAAAATAACGAATGGCTGAGGAAATTAAGAGAAGGGCCGAAAGAAGTCAAAAAAGGCCAAAAGAAATAAGAAACGACCGAAGAAAGTTAAAAAGAATTGAAAGAACAAAAAGAGATCTTATTTAAAACTTTTCCTTCTTTCTACATTCTTTTAATTTTTCTTCCAGGCGGATACGGGAAATAAAGACTCCAAACTGCATCGCAATGGTTTCGAGGGCAGTGCGTACACTATCTGGAAACTCGAATTCAAGATTCGAAGCAAG contains these protein-coding regions:
- a CDS encoding GAF domain-containing protein, producing the protein MSKVVSNSAKKGKSRQKACKYMNEAALCNALEMAKELISVINKVPVTVFLWRPEKYWPAEFVSENIKKFGYTVEEFTSGKLLYGNVIHPDDLERVERELLRRIDEDYVDFSQEYRILTKSGEVRWVEERTFIEADENGIVKYLKGIILDVTERKRKEKLLYIQRDLGIALSTSNSLNETLEKLLDSCLQIDEINAGGIYLIDEETGDMKLAIHRGFSPNFVEHASYYSANSPNTKLVMIGQPVYKQHIDLLLTSRDDALRHENLRATAIIPVKSGKKVIAAFCLASSLEFEIPDSVRTVIETIATQFGVFISRIRLEEKLKECRRKRKS